The Treponema medium genome has a window encoding:
- a CDS encoding MATE family efflux transporter produces MKQDMKTQLLTKSPKELLFKLAVPGIIGMVVIGLYPFMDGIFAGRLIGDYAMSAISVSMSLTIINGGISALIGVGSASIVSRAIGKGDKETIDKIFGNFCYWVILFSAIITIAGLIFAPHFLDMVGAKGNIKELGVRYLRVVFFGSLFVNFAQAGNMTMRGEGALKQSMMIMGTGAILNIILDPILMKLMGEYAIEGAAIATVLSQIVQALLTFHYFSKKSSFVKIHKVKKYKAIYREMFSIGSSAMMMQILFAVQQTFLFKQAFVYGGDNWGILMSATMRLYMFSFIPLWGMSQGLQPVIGANFGAKQYGRVQDTMKIFMYGATILAAASWIPSMFCSDTLLSLFSVRHEIIEAGVKNFKMFYSTFILYGIMIMTLTFFQSIGDGKKAGIIVLLRQLVLFVPAILLFPQLFGAAAVWWAEPIVDFTMIIAGLFLMRNVMRKMEKKAA; encoded by the coding sequence ATGAAACAAGATATGAAAACACAGCTATTAACTAAAAGTCCTAAAGAATTACTGTTTAAGTTAGCCGTTCCGGGAATTATTGGAATGGTTGTTATCGGTCTGTATCCGTTTATGGATGGGATATTTGCAGGGCGGCTGATTGGGGACTATGCGATGTCAGCAATTAGTGTATCTATGTCCTTGACAATTATAAATGGCGGAATATCGGCTTTGATAGGCGTAGGCAGTGCATCGATAGTATCACGAGCTATCGGTAAGGGTGATAAAGAAACAATAGATAAAATATTCGGCAATTTTTGTTATTGGGTTATTTTATTCTCTGCAATTATCACAATAGCAGGTTTGATATTCGCACCTCATTTTTTAGACATGGTTGGCGCTAAAGGAAATATTAAAGAGCTGGGGGTGAGATATTTGCGGGTTGTGTTCTTTGGATCTCTCTTTGTTAATTTCGCTCAAGCGGGTAATATGACAATGCGCGGCGAAGGAGCATTAAAACAATCAATGATGATTATGGGAACGGGAGCCATACTCAACATTATTTTAGACCCTATTCTTATGAAGCTCATGGGAGAATATGCTATTGAAGGAGCTGCTATCGCAACCGTATTATCTCAGATCGTACAAGCTTTATTAACATTTCACTATTTTTCAAAGAAGAGTTCATTTGTGAAAATCCATAAAGTCAAAAAGTACAAAGCAATTTACCGTGAAATGTTTAGTATCGGCAGTTCGGCAATGATGATGCAAATTTTATTTGCGGTGCAGCAAACATTTTTATTTAAGCAAGCCTTTGTATATGGCGGAGATAACTGGGGAATTTTGATGTCTGCAACAATGAGATTATATATGTTTTCATTTATTCCGTTGTGGGGAATGAGTCAAGGATTGCAGCCTGTTATAGGAGCAAATTTCGGTGCAAAACAATACGGGCGAGTACAAGATACGATGAAGATTTTTATGTATGGAGCAACTATTCTTGCGGCTGCTTCGTGGATACCGTCAATGTTTTGTTCCGATACACTACTGTCGTTATTCAGTGTAAGACATGAGATTATTGAAGCCGGTGTTAAAAACTTTAAGATGTTTTATTCCACATTTATTTTATATGGAATTATGATTATGACACTGACCTTTTTCCAATCCATTGGAGATGGTAAAAAAGCAGGGATCATTGTACTGTTGCGACAATTGGTATTATTTGTTCCGGCGATACTTCTGTTTCCGCAATTATTCGGAGCGGCAGCTGTTTGGTGGGCGGAACCTATTGTAGATTTTACAATGATTATAGCCGGATTGTTTTTAATGCGTAACGTAATGAGAAAAATGGAAAAGAAAGCCGCTTAA
- a CDS encoding TetR/AcrR family transcriptional regulator gives MKEEKQKVGQIRKREIREAAKRCFLDKGFQNTTMEDIITEIGMSRGGVYHHYASTTEMLKDLMLDGNEYRNSLITEYLAHNRSKDKYQQMGDILTSKALAKTDLMKLYALLLQAKNYNQDLEDLYQELKLHTTKELDLIAKKLGITAHIFKDGFLVHYINSLIVSSEVLNARNSFDAHKKYIKETMIQYIIDLEENN, from the coding sequence TTGAAAGAAGAAAAACAAAAAGTAGGACAGATAAGAAAAAGAGAAATTCGGGAAGCCGCAAAAAGATGCTTTTTAGATAAAGGTTTTCAGAATACAACAATGGAAGATATCATTACGGAAATAGGTATGAGTAGAGGCGGCGTGTATCATCATTATGCAAGTACAACTGAAATGCTGAAAGACTTAATGCTTGATGGAAATGAATACAGAAATAGCTTGATAACTGAATATTTAGCGCATAATCGGAGCAAAGATAAATATCAGCAAATGGGTGATATTTTAACAAGTAAGGCATTAGCGAAAACCGATTTAATGAAACTGTACGCACTTCTTTTGCAAGCAAAAAACTATAATCAGGATTTGGAAGATTTATATCAAGAACTAAAATTGCATACAACTAAAGAACTTGATCTCATTGCAAAGAAACTGGGAATTACGGCACATATTTTTAAGGATGGCTTTTTAGTTCATTACATTAATAGTTTAATAGTGAGTTCGGAAGTGCTTAATGCACGGAATTCTTTTGACGCTCATAAGAAGTATATAAAAGAAACAATGATACAATACATTATTGATCTTGAAGAAAATAACTAA
- a CDS encoding GNAT family N-acetyltransferase, which produces MVLRKYEAQDSKIICSWIKDTKQLYQWSADRIGRFPLNGNELNEYYGSMNGTQPIIPLCAIDGCSVIGHLFIRYPNKDDKTLVRFGFIILSPESRGKGNGKKMVELAIEYAKTVLYASKITLAVFTNNERARHCYEATGFQPTEKVITYMMPDGAWECIEMELNI; this is translated from the coding sequence ATGGTATTAAGAAAATATGAAGCGCAAGATTCAAAAATCATTTGCAGCTGGATTAAAGATACAAAGCAGCTTTATCAATGGTCTGCCGACAGAATAGGGCGGTTTCCACTGAATGGCAATGAGTTAAATGAATACTATGGTTCGATGAACGGTACACAGCCTATCATTCCTCTTTGTGCCATTGACGGATGCAGCGTAATCGGTCATTTGTTTATCCGATACCCAAATAAAGACGATAAAACGCTCGTGCGATTCGGGTTTATTATACTTTCGCCTGAAAGCAGAGGAAAGGGAAACGGAAAGAAAATGGTAGAGCTTGCAATAGAATATGCAAAGACCGTTTTGTATGCTTCAAAAATAACATTGGCGGTGTTTACAAATAATGAGCGTGCACGGCATTGTTATGAAGCCACCGGTTTTCAACCAACAGAAAAAGTTATAACCTATATGATGCCGGATGGCGCATGGGAATGTATTGAAATGGAATTGAATATCTAA
- a CDS encoding nuclear transport factor 2 family protein, whose product MNIQDFLNAVLKQDAERLRTYFSDSAYINWHCTNEHFTVEEYIQANCEYPGTWDGTIERIEQIGNLIITAVNVYSVDRTSSFHVVSFIKLKDDKIIAMDEYWGDDGTPPLWRLEKGLGRKIHI is encoded by the coding sequence ATGAACATACAAGATTTTTTGAACGCAGTATTAAAACAGGATGCCGAGCGCTTACGCACTTACTTTTCCGATTCCGCATATATCAACTGGCATTGTACCAATGAGCATTTCACGGTTGAAGAATACATACAAGCAAATTGCGAGTATCCGGGAACATGGGACGGAACAATCGAAAGAATAGAACAAATCGGTAATCTAATCATCACCGCTGTCAACGTATACAGTGTCGATAGAACAAGTTCTTTTCACGTGGTATCATTTATAAAATTAAAAGACGATAAAATCATTGCGATGGATGAATATTGGGGCGATGATGGAACTCCACCTCTGTGGAGATTGGAGAAAGGGCTTGGGAGAAAAATACATATCTAA
- a CDS encoding alpha/beta hydrolase yields MYTNDETWQKLQMFLPERNRISISCAPSEMFSTFDRTNIHLDVYNEHSNNGVTLVLFHGVGGNGRLLSFIAAPLAKRGYKVVCPDLPGYGYTEYEGIPSYKTWIDTGVHIVRQELLHSKKLFVLGLSAGGMLAYNIACLAHGVSGVIVTTLLDNRLKPVRNYSAKNKLQARIALPLLRFIPKQIRHLKIPVKAVTNMKAIVNNDRVLSLLLHDKRGSGSSVHLGLLCSMMESIPAVEPEAFEIPLLLCHPEKDRWTPEWISRLFFDRVRSPKELCTLKNAGHFPIEQPGITQLEESVVSFIKKYY; encoded by the coding sequence ATGTATACAAACGATGAAACATGGCAAAAACTTCAAATGTTTTTGCCTGAACGCAACAGGATAAGCATTTCATGCGCTCCTTCCGAAATGTTCAGCACATTCGACAGGACGAACATCCATCTCGACGTATACAACGAACATAGCAACAACGGTGTTACGCTCGTGCTGTTCCACGGTGTCGGCGGGAACGGCCGGCTCCTGTCGTTTATTGCAGCTCCTCTGGCAAAGCGCGGCTATAAGGTTGTCTGTCCGGATTTGCCGGGGTACGGCTATACCGAATACGAGGGCATACCGTCTTATAAAACATGGATCGATACCGGTGTGCACATTGTACGACAGGAATTGCTACACTCGAAAAAGCTTTTTGTGCTGGGGTTGAGTGCAGGCGGCATGCTCGCATACAACATCGCTTGCTTAGCTCATGGTGTTTCCGGCGTCATCGTTACCACCCTGTTAGATAATCGCTTAAAGCCGGTGCGTAACTATTCGGCAAAAAACAAATTGCAGGCGCGTATCGCTTTGCCGCTTTTACGTTTTATACCGAAGCAGATAAGGCACTTAAAAATTCCGGTAAAGGCGGTAACGAATATGAAAGCAATCGTCAACAACGACCGGGTACTTTCTTTGTTGCTGCATGATAAACGAGGCTCAGGATCTTCCGTGCATCTTGGTTTGTTATGTTCGATGATGGAAAGCATTCCTGCCGTAGAGCCTGAAGCATTTGAAATTCCGCTTTTGCTTTGTCATCCTGAAAAAGATCGCTGGACACCCGAATGGATAAGCCGCCTTTTTTTTGATCGCGTACGGAGTCCAAAAGAACTGTGCACACTTAAAAACGCGGGGCATTTTCCGATTGAACAGCCGGGTATTACACAGCTTGAAGAATCCGTTGTGTCGTTTATAAAAAAATATTATTGA
- a CDS encoding class I SAM-dependent methyltransferase, whose amino-acid sequence MNTHQNYQDANAAVIDRWITEGWEWGKPVDHETYINAQNGQWSVVLTPTKAVPHKWFGDLKGKKLLGLASGGGQQMPIFTAAGAECTVLDYSEKQLESERVVAEREGYRINIIRADMSKPLPFADASFDIIFHPVSNCYIEKVEPVFLECFRILKKGGVLLCGLDTGINYIVDQKEEKIINALPFNPLVYESHRKQLEEADSGWQFSHTVSEQIGGQLRAGFTLTDIYEDTNGEGRLHELHIPSFIATRTVK is encoded by the coding sequence ATGAACACACATCAAAATTATCAGGATGCAAATGCGGCGGTGATCGACCGTTGGATTACTGAAGGCTGGGAATGGGGTAAGCCAGTTGATCACGAAACGTATATCAATGCACAAAACGGACAATGGTCTGTAGTATTGACGCCGACAAAAGCGGTACCGCATAAATGGTTCGGTGATTTAAAAGGGAAAAAGCTGTTAGGACTTGCGTCGGGAGGCGGTCAGCAAATGCCGATTTTTACCGCAGCCGGAGCGGAATGCACGGTGCTTGACTACTCTGAAAAACAGCTTGAATCTGAGCGAGTTGTTGCCGAACGAGAAGGTTATCGAATTAACATTATACGTGCAGATATGTCAAAACCGCTGCCCTTTGCCGATGCATCCTTCGATATTATTTTCCATCCGGTAAGCAACTGCTATATCGAAAAAGTTGAACCGGTGTTTTTGGAATGTTTTCGTATACTCAAAAAAGGCGGCGTGTTACTGTGCGGACTTGATACAGGGATCAATTATATTGTCGATCAAAAAGAAGAGAAAATTATCAACGCACTTCCGTTTAATCCGCTCGTTTACGAATCGCACCGCAAACAGCTTGAAGAAGCGGACAGCGGTTGGCAATTTTCTCATACAGTAAGCGAACAAATCGGCGGACAGCTACGCGCAGGTTTCACGCTCACCGATATATACGAAGACACGAACGGAGAAGGACGCTTGCACGAATTGCATATCCCGTCATTCATTGCAACGCGGACAGTGAAGTAA